The following coding sequences are from one Natrarchaeobaculum sulfurireducens window:
- a CDS encoding SDR family oxidoreductase has protein sequence MSFEETPPSTDVFADDLLAGETALVTGGGTGIGKELALAYAKHGADVAIASRSIDHLEPVAEAIEDRGVEACATTVDVRDRDDVDAMLETVLEELGDVSILVNNAGANFLCPAEELSANGWRSVVGTILDGTANCTFAVGEHLIDRGGGAIVSMGATNSVRGAPYHAHSGAGKAGVHNLMQTVAAEWARHDVRANTVAPGVIRTEGVMDVMGEAVAEQVIDEDLAADRLGTPADCVPVTLFLSSPAAAYVTGAYYAVDGGQLLAPTPM, from the coding sequence ATGAGCTTCGAGGAGACGCCGCCCTCGACCGACGTCTTCGCCGACGATCTGTTGGCGGGGGAGACCGCTCTCGTCACCGGCGGCGGGACGGGGATCGGGAAGGAACTCGCGCTGGCGTACGCCAAACATGGCGCTGATGTCGCCATCGCCAGCCGCTCTATCGACCACCTCGAGCCCGTCGCCGAGGCGATCGAAGACCGCGGCGTCGAGGCCTGCGCGACGACCGTCGATGTTCGGGATCGCGACGACGTCGACGCCATGCTCGAGACCGTTCTCGAAGAGCTGGGAGACGTCTCGATTCTCGTCAACAACGCGGGGGCGAACTTCCTCTGTCCGGCCGAAGAGCTGTCGGCCAACGGCTGGCGCTCGGTCGTCGGGACGATCCTGGACGGCACCGCAAACTGCACGTTCGCCGTCGGTGAGCACCTGATCGACCGCGGCGGCGGTGCCATCGTCTCGATGGGTGCGACCAACTCCGTCCGCGGGGCGCCGTATCACGCCCACTCCGGTGCAGGGAAAGCGGGCGTCCACAATCTGATGCAGACCGTCGCTGCCGAGTGGGCCCGCCACGACGTCCGCGCGAACACGGTCGCACCTGGCGTAATCCGCACCGAGGGCGTCATGGACGTGATGGGCGAGGCCGTCGCCGAGCAGGTGATCGACGAAGATCTGGCGGCCGACCGCCTCGGGACGCCCGCCGACTGCGTGCCCGTGACGCTCTTTCTCTCGAGTCCGGCCGCGGCGTACGTCACCGGCGCCTACTACGCGGTCGACGGGGGCCAACTGCTCGCACCGACGCCGATGTGA
- a CDS encoding metal-dependent hydrolase, whose amino-acid sequence MYDRQMLPLGHLGVAYLLYSLYAHVRFRRSPRPEPVLAVVVGSQFADLIDKPLWVIGVFPTGRDLAHSLLFAVVLLTVVYLVAIALERVETATAFAIAHLSHLAADLPPRLALGYPFGTEFLLWPVVSHHTFGYNERLFDPPTTVETVVMPLTDPTTFLAFEFVLFGLAVGLWLLDGRPGLEYARNLLRR is encoded by the coding sequence ATGTACGACCGGCAGATGCTTCCGCTCGGTCATCTCGGCGTCGCGTATCTGTTGTACTCGCTGTACGCACACGTCAGGTTCCGCCGGTCTCCGCGACCGGAACCGGTGCTGGCGGTCGTCGTCGGCTCCCAGTTTGCGGACCTGATCGACAAGCCGCTCTGGGTGATCGGCGTCTTCCCGACCGGCCGCGATCTCGCACACTCGTTGCTGTTCGCCGTCGTCCTGCTCACGGTCGTCTATCTCGTCGCGATCGCACTCGAGCGCGTCGAGACGGCGACGGCGTTCGCCATCGCTCACCTCTCTCATCTCGCCGCCGACCTCCCGCCGAGGCTCGCACTCGGTTATCCGTTCGGCACCGAATTCTTACTCTGGCCAGTCGTTTCCCACCACACGTTCGGCTACAACGAGCGACTGTTCGACCCGCCTACCACCGTCGAAACGGTTGTAATGCCGTTGACAGACCCCACGACGTTCCTGGCTTTCGAGTTCGTTCTCTTCGGCCTCGCGGTTGGACTGTGGCTCCTCGATGGCCGTCCCGGCCTCGAGTACGCTCGCAATCTACTTCGCCGCTGA
- a CDS encoding SDR family NAD(P)-dependent oxidoreductase, producing MTLETETVIVTGASRGLGASMAKRFAREGATVVVTARSESELEAVAAEADGETLVVPADVTDEAAVRAVVETTVDEYGAVTGLVNNAGIGLLNMYGEQRVLHDVETEDFRQILDVNVTGVFLFSKYVVPHMIDAGRGTILNISSGLGRRAAAKWGPYVASKWALEGLTRTQAAELEAYGITVNGLDPGGRVATAFWDHLPEDEREGVLEPDVMDDAATRLLAQGPDGITGESMPADEWEQRLG from the coding sequence ATGACACTCGAAACCGAGACGGTGATCGTCACCGGCGCGAGTCGGGGACTCGGTGCTTCGATGGCCAAACGATTCGCCCGCGAGGGGGCGACCGTCGTGGTGACTGCCCGCAGTGAGTCGGAACTCGAGGCGGTCGCGGCCGAGGCTGACGGCGAGACCCTCGTCGTCCCGGCCGACGTCACCGACGAGGCTGCCGTCAGGGCCGTCGTCGAGACGACGGTCGACGAGTACGGTGCGGTAACTGGCCTCGTGAACAACGCTGGCATCGGCCTGCTCAACATGTACGGCGAACAGCGCGTGCTTCACGACGTCGAGACCGAGGACTTCCGTCAGATTCTGGACGTCAACGTCACCGGCGTCTTCCTGTTCTCGAAGTACGTCGTCCCACACATGATCGACGCTGGCCGTGGCACCATCCTCAACATCTCGTCGGGACTCGGCCGCCGCGCGGCGGCGAAGTGGGGCCCCTACGTCGCCTCCAAGTGGGCCCTCGAGGGACTGACTCGGACCCAGGCGGCCGAACTCGAGGCGTACGGGATCACCGTCAACGGACTCGATCCCGGCGGCCGCGTAGCGACGGCCTTCTGGGACCACCTGCCCGAGGACGAACGCGAGGGCGTCCTCGAGCCCGACGTCATGGACGACGCCGCCACGCGCCTGCTCGCACAGGGACCCGACGGCATCACCGGCGAATCGATGCCGGCCGACGAGTGGGAACAGCGACTGGGCTGA
- a CDS encoding 2,3,4,5-tetrahydropyridine-2,6-dicarboxylate N-succinyltransferase has translation MSTLETDIDELWARKQNDEIDAESAGEDAHATLEAFLSALEAGEIRAAEKRDGRWEANEWVKQGILLNFGLRENQAFAYGDVDHYDVLPLRETDDLGARGTRNTPDGTTIRRGAYLGSDCIMMSPSFVNIGAYIGDGTLVDSCDTVGSCAQIGENVKLGANTLIGGVLEPVESAPVIVEDGVSLGAGCRVTSGFVVGENSVVGENTLLTPRIPVYDLVEEEVHYGELPAERRAFTRFVESSVSDHDLFEGGAYKPAVVATDLETETLEATEREDALRE, from the coding sequence ATGAGTACGCTCGAGACCGACATCGACGAGCTGTGGGCACGGAAACAGAACGACGAGATCGACGCCGAGAGCGCGGGCGAAGACGCCCACGCGACGCTCGAGGCGTTCCTCTCGGCGCTCGAGGCCGGCGAGATCCGCGCGGCCGAGAAACGAGACGGCCGGTGGGAGGCAAACGAGTGGGTCAAACAGGGAATCCTACTCAACTTCGGCCTCCGGGAGAACCAGGCGTTCGCTTACGGTGACGTCGACCACTACGACGTGTTGCCGCTGCGTGAGACCGACGACCTGGGCGCTCGTGGCACCCGGAATACCCCCGACGGGACGACGATCCGTCGCGGTGCCTACCTCGGCTCGGACTGCATCATGATGAGTCCGAGCTTCGTCAACATCGGCGCGTACATCGGCGACGGCACGCTCGTCGACTCCTGTGACACCGTCGGTTCCTGTGCACAGATCGGCGAAAACGTCAAACTCGGCGCGAACACCCTCATCGGCGGCGTCTTAGAGCCCGTCGAGAGCGCCCCGGTCATCGTCGAGGATGGCGTCTCGCTGGGCGCTGGCTGTCGCGTAACATCAGGCTTCGTCGTCGGTGAGAACAGCGTCGTCGGCGAGAACACTCTGCTTACCCCCCGAATTCCGGTCTACGACCTCGTCGAGGAGGAGGTGCACTACGGCGAACTGCCCGCCGAACGCCGTGCCTTCACGCGGTTCGTCGAATCCTCGGTCAGCGACCACGACCTCTTCGAGGGCGGCGCCTACAAGCCCGCCGTCGTCGCGACGGATCTGGAGACCGAGACGCTCGAGGCGACCGAGCGCGAGGACGCGCTGCGGGAGTAA
- a CDS encoding BKACE family enzyme gives MTGTTDFYARQASTKGNDPETVVVSAALTGALTTRKQCPAIPYTPAEIAEEAAAAREAGAAVAHIHARTDEGAPTFDVDTYQEIHDEVRERTDIVLNFSTGAIETPLEDRLEYVQSVGPEIAALNMGSMNYAKYSDAREEYVFDMIFENPFSEIRDLLAGMNEASVTPELECFDTSHVGNTRPLLEEGVLERPFHASLIMGVLGGIPATVENLVHQVRQLPEDCTWQVIGIGRDQWPLVAAALSMGGNVRVGLEDNFYRPSGEMAESNADLVADAVELARQVGREPAAPDEAREILGVER, from the coding sequence ATGACTGGGACCACCGACTTCTACGCCCGGCAGGCCTCGACGAAGGGGAACGACCCCGAGACGGTCGTCGTTTCGGCGGCGCTGACCGGCGCGCTGACGACCCGCAAGCAGTGTCCGGCGATCCCCTATACGCCCGCGGAGATCGCCGAGGAAGCCGCCGCCGCACGCGAAGCCGGCGCCGCCGTCGCCCACATCCACGCCCGCACCGACGAGGGTGCGCCGACGTTCGACGTCGATACCTATCAGGAAATCCACGACGAGGTCCGCGAGCGAACCGACATCGTGCTCAACTTCTCGACCGGCGCGATCGAGACGCCGCTCGAGGACCGACTCGAGTACGTCCAGTCCGTCGGCCCCGAAATCGCCGCGCTCAACATGGGCTCGATGAACTACGCGAAGTACTCCGACGCCCGCGAGGAGTACGTCTTCGACATGATCTTCGAGAACCCCTTCTCGGAGATCCGTGACCTGCTCGCGGGGATGAACGAGGCCAGCGTCACGCCCGAACTCGAGTGTTTCGACACGAGTCACGTCGGGAACACGCGGCCCCTGCTGGAAGAGGGTGTGCTCGAGCGCCCGTTCCACGCGAGCCTGATCATGGGTGTCCTCGGCGGCATTCCTGCGACGGTCGAGAACCTGGTCCACCAGGTGCGGCAGTTGCCCGAGGACTGTACCTGGCAGGTGATCGGCATCGGCCGCGACCAGTGGCCGCTCGTCGCCGCGGCGCTCTCGATGGGTGGGAACGTCCGCGTTGGCCTCGAGGACAACTTCTACCGACCCAGCGGCGAGATGGCCGAGAGCAACGCTGACCTGGTCGCGGATGCCGTCGAGCTGGCGAGACAGGTCGGCCGCGAGCCCGCGGCGCCCGACGAGGCCCGCGAGATCCTGGGGGTCGAGCGATGA
- a CDS encoding CBS domain-containing protein → MGTRVEDVMTEDVVTAAAETSLETVAETMLRHDVGSVVVTTEGDPYGIVTESDLILAAYHTGRPLAELPTRKVASHPLVTVDPKQPIRTAIDRMRTERIKKLVVVDRLEMCGIVTTYDLIRRWGDVSADVREIEHNRVRRSDTWSTQR, encoded by the coding sequence ATGGGAACTCGCGTCGAAGACGTCATGACCGAAGACGTGGTGACGGCTGCCGCCGAGACCTCGCTCGAGACAGTCGCCGAAACGATGCTCCGCCACGACGTCGGAAGCGTCGTCGTGACGACCGAAGGCGACCCGTACGGCATCGTCACCGAATCGGACCTGATCCTCGCAGCCTACCATACTGGACGGCCGCTCGCGGAGCTTCCGACACGGAAGGTAGCGAGTCATCCGCTGGTGACGGTCGATCCGAAACAGCCGATCCGAACCGCGATCGATCGGATGAGAACCGAACGGATCAAGAAACTCGTCGTCGTCGACCGCCTCGAAATGTGTGGAATCGTCACGACCTACGACCTCATCCGCCGGTGGGGCGACGTGAGTGCCGACGTTCGCGAAATCGAACACAACCGAGTTCGCCGCAGCGATACGTGGTCGACCCAGCGGTGA
- a CDS encoding M20 family metallopeptidase has product MAFDIATFHADAVSIPSHEDVTEMREFLLETLRDAGLEPQVDDLGNVLASKDGAADGPHLVLNTHIDTVAPHVPYERDGDVVRGRGACDAKGPLAALLAAFLRVDPEAGTLTLAITPDEETLMTGAAGLQDRLAADGVIVGEPTDLDVCIAARGQCEGTITVAGESGHAASVPAERNAVFGLSSVLEVLRDYDTEAGQGADDVLGAPKLTATMLEAGEAPNRVPDVCRLTFDRRSVPPETSESFRADLEGVLEGRVPDALSVSVDLIRPDTPFPPAFVTDADADLVQTLQEASGGEVRPFSAATEAGFFAADAPTVVFGPGVLADDEGGVAHAEREYVHLSAVEDAADALEATLRAVCVSPLEN; this is encoded by the coding sequence ATGGCTTTCGACATCGCCACGTTTCACGCCGACGCCGTCTCGATCCCGTCCCACGAGGACGTCACGGAAATGCGCGAGTTCCTGCTCGAGACGCTCCGCGACGCCGGGCTCGAGCCCCAGGTCGACGACCTGGGAAACGTCCTCGCGAGCAAGGACGGTGCTGCCGACGGTCCACACCTCGTCTTGAACACCCACATCGATACGGTTGCACCGCACGTCCCCTACGAGCGCGACGGCGACGTCGTCCGGGGACGCGGTGCCTGCGACGCGAAGGGACCTCTCGCCGCCTTACTGGCGGCGTTCCTGCGGGTCGACCCCGAAGCCGGCACGCTGACGCTGGCGATCACGCCCGACGAGGAGACGCTGATGACCGGCGCAGCCGGGCTCCAGGATCGGCTCGCCGCCGACGGCGTTATCGTCGGCGAACCGACCGACCTCGACGTCTGTATCGCCGCCCGTGGCCAGTGTGAGGGGACGATCACGGTCGCCGGCGAGAGCGGCCACGCCGCGAGCGTTCCCGCCGAACGAAACGCCGTCTTTGGCCTCTCGAGCGTCCTCGAGGTCCTCCGCGACTACGACACCGAGGCCGGCCAGGGCGCAGACGACGTCCTCGGAGCGCCGAAACTGACGGCGACGATGCTCGAGGCCGGCGAAGCTCCCAACCGCGTGCCCGACGTGTGCCGGCTCACGTTCGACCGCCGCAGCGTCCCGCCGGAGACGAGCGAGTCGTTTCGCGCCGATCTCGAGGGGGTTCTCGAGGGGCGCGTTCCCGACGCGCTTTCGGTCTCGGTCGACCTCATCCGTCCCGACACGCCGTTTCCCCCGGCGTTCGTGACCGACGCGGACGCCGATCTGGTTCAGACCCTACAGGAGGCAAGCGGCGGCGAGGTGCGACCGTTCAGCGCGGCGACGGAGGCCGGCTTCTTCGCGGCTGACGCCCCGACGGTCGTTTTCGGGCCCGGGGTGCTAGCCGACGACGAGGGCGGCGTCGCCCACGCCGAACGCGAGTACGTCCACCTTTCGGCCGTCGAGGACGCTGCCGACGCGCTCGAGGCGACGCTCCGTGCGGTTTGTGTCTCTCCACTCGAGAACTGA
- a CDS encoding acyl-CoA dehydrogenase family protein: protein MDYTETDEHRLIRDSVREIAGDYDRAYWKGCIEENEFPEAYWADLARDGWLGVTIPEEYGGAGLGMLEMSMVIEELSRGGGQGGIIFVLTPVFGGISIQRHGTEEQKERYLPAIVDGEMRFCMGLTEAGAGTNTLNIDTTAERDGDEFVVSGQKMWISGVENADEMLLIARTSDLDPDNPTHGVSMFLVPEPAERDGISLTPLDVEVPWFETQYQVDIDGLRVHEDRILGAEDGGLYLLWDTLNTERIAGAASAIGGGLRAVDLAVDYANDRSVFGQKIGGHQAIQHPLADAYAELLCAREMTYKAASKWDQGEDAGTEANVAKLRSSEAATKAADRAIQTHGGNGFSADYEVYDIWQNSRLLQTVPITNEMVRNFLAEHTLGLPRSY from the coding sequence ATGGATTACACCGAGACGGACGAACACCGACTGATCCGCGACAGCGTCCGCGAGATCGCTGGGGACTACGATCGGGCCTACTGGAAAGGCTGCATCGAGGAGAACGAGTTCCCCGAGGCATACTGGGCCGACCTCGCGCGCGATGGCTGGCTCGGCGTTACCATCCCCGAGGAGTACGGTGGGGCCGGACTGGGCATGCTCGAGATGTCGATGGTCATCGAGGAACTCTCTCGTGGCGGCGGCCAGGGTGGGATCATCTTCGTGCTCACGCCCGTCTTCGGCGGGATCAGCATCCAGCGCCACGGCACTGAGGAACAGAAAGAGCGGTACCTGCCGGCGATCGTCGACGGCGAGATGCGCTTCTGTATGGGCCTGACTGAAGCGGGAGCCGGAACGAACACGCTCAACATCGACACGACGGCCGAACGTGACGGCGATGAGTTCGTCGTCTCTGGCCAGAAGATGTGGATCAGCGGCGTAGAAAACGCAGACGAGATGCTGCTGATCGCCCGCACGTCCGACCTCGACCCGGACAATCCGACCCACGGCGTCTCGATGTTCCTGGTACCCGAGCCCGCCGAACGAGACGGCATCTCCCTGACGCCGCTGGACGTCGAGGTCCCCTGGTTCGAGACCCAGTACCAGGTCGATATCGACGGCCTGCGCGTCCACGAAGACCGTATCCTGGGCGCAGAAGACGGCGGCCTCTACCTTCTGTGGGACACTCTGAACACCGAGCGGATCGCTGGCGCGGCGAGCGCCATCGGCGGCGGCCTGCGTGCGGTCGACCTCGCGGTCGACTACGCCAACGATCGGTCGGTCTTCGGCCAGAAGATCGGCGGCCATCAGGCGATCCAGCACCCGCTCGCCGACGCCTACGCCGAGTTGCTCTGTGCCCGTGAGATGACCTACAAGGCCGCCTCGAAGTGGGATCAGGGCGAAGACGCCGGGACGGAGGCCAACGTCGCAAAACTCCGCTCGAGCGAGGCCGCGACGAAAGCCGCCGATCGGGCCATCCAGACCCACGGCGGGAACGGCTTCTCCGCGGACTACGAGGTCTACGACATCTGGCAGAACTCGCGGCTGTTGCAGACCGTCCCCATCACCAACGAGATGGTCCGGAACTTCCTCGCCGAACACACGCTCGGACTCCCGCGGTCGTACTAG
- a CDS encoding enoyl-CoA hydratase/isomerase family protein translates to MVDAEALSSDDLTVSVSDDDLVIRATIDRIDRRNALDDGVIQGLSDVLEAANAGPARVVVICGASGTFCSGGDLQEFPIGQGTQAYRENFGALSGLIERLQSTSALTVAAVEGHCLAGGLGLATACEFVLASEDARFGTPEVEVGLFPAQAMAPITRAATEKDALKLLFTGEHVDAGEARAMGLVTDVVAADAFEAELEDLVDTLAANSPVLIEMGKEAYYEQRGMEMGAALTYLKEIIAMIAMSEDTEEGIDAFLTDREPEWRGR, encoded by the coding sequence ATGGTCGACGCTGAGGCGCTCTCGAGCGACGATCTCACCGTCTCGGTTAGCGACGACGACCTCGTGATCAGGGCGACGATCGACCGGATCGATCGACGGAACGCGCTGGACGACGGCGTCATCCAGGGACTTTCCGACGTGCTCGAGGCGGCCAACGCAGGGCCGGCTCGCGTGGTCGTGATCTGCGGGGCCAGCGGCACGTTCTGTTCGGGCGGCGATCTCCAGGAGTTCCCGATCGGCCAGGGAACCCAGGCCTACCGCGAGAACTTTGGCGCGCTATCGGGGCTGATCGAGCGCCTCCAGTCGACGAGTGCGCTCACGGTCGCTGCCGTCGAGGGCCACTGTCTCGCCGGCGGGTTAGGACTGGCGACGGCGTGTGAGTTCGTACTCGCGAGCGAGGACGCACGGTTCGGGACGCCGGAGGTCGAGGTCGGCCTCTTCCCGGCGCAGGCGATGGCGCCGATCACCCGCGCGGCGACGGAGAAGGACGCACTCAAGCTGCTGTTCACCGGCGAGCACGTCGATGCTGGTGAGGCTCGAGCCATGGGGCTCGTCACCGACGTCGTCGCGGCCGACGCGTTCGAGGCCGAACTCGAGGACCTGGTCGACACCCTCGCGGCGAACAGTCCGGTCCTGATCGAGATGGGCAAGGAGGCCTACTACGAGCAACGGGGCATGGAGATGGGCGCGGCGCTGACGTACCTCAAGGAGATCATCGCCATGATCGCGATGAGCGAGGACACCGAGGAAGGGATCGACGCCTTCCTGACCGATCGCGAGCCCGAGTGGCGGGGGCGCTAG
- the lysA gene encoding diaminopimelate decarboxylase encodes MTALEESPAVRRLDDWDLSRLESLADEYDTPLYVMDLDRVKENYTRFSAAFPDAEVMYAAKAHTGKAVLEAVLEAGGEIECAAWGELQRSIDAGADPNELQYTAVNPPDHDLDYAVDLAADAPGLTITIGATDTLDRLAERDYDGRVAIRINPGIGTGHHEKVATGADAKFGIPYEQVPEVADRVREEFDLVGLHAHAGSGVLTDGLEEHCRAIERVGEMARRIDDSDLEFVDVGGGYGVPYREDDAPLDLEKTSDMVREAVGDLEATLKLEPGRYVVADAGLILTEVNTIKEAPDSTVVGVDASLATLIRPAMFGSYHPMLNVSAPDRDSIEATVGGPVCTSADVFAHDRPIARPERGDVLAIGNAGSYGYELASQFHSQPRPAEVALEDGEARVVRRRETLEDVTRVEQ; translated from the coding sequence ATGACTGCTCTCGAGGAGTCGCCGGCAGTTCGCCGGCTCGACGACTGGGACCTGTCGCGACTCGAGTCGCTCGCCGACGAGTACGACACGCCGCTGTACGTGATGGATCTCGATCGCGTGAAAGAGAACTACACCCGTTTTTCCGCGGCGTTTCCCGACGCCGAGGTGATGTACGCTGCGAAAGCGCACACGGGCAAAGCCGTTCTCGAGGCCGTTCTCGAGGCTGGCGGCGAGATCGAGTGTGCGGCCTGGGGTGAACTGCAACGGTCGATCGACGCTGGCGCGGACCCGAACGAACTGCAGTATACGGCGGTTAACCCGCCGGATCACGACCTCGACTACGCGGTCGATCTCGCGGCCGACGCGCCAGGGCTGACGATCACGATCGGTGCGACCGACACGCTCGACCGGCTGGCCGAACGGGACTACGACGGTCGAGTCGCTATTCGGATCAACCCCGGCATCGGCACGGGCCACCACGAGAAGGTCGCCACCGGGGCCGACGCGAAGTTCGGCATTCCCTACGAACAGGTGCCCGAGGTGGCCGACCGCGTCCGCGAGGAGTTCGACCTCGTCGGCCTGCACGCCCACGCCGGCAGTGGCGTTCTCACCGACGGCCTCGAAGAGCACTGTCGGGCGATCGAGCGCGTCGGCGAGATGGCTCGCCGAATCGACGACTCGGACCTCGAGTTCGTCGACGTCGGCGGCGGCTACGGCGTTCCCTACCGCGAGGACGACGCGCCGCTGGACCTCGAGAAGACCTCAGACATGGTTCGCGAGGCCGTCGGCGACCTCGAGGCGACGCTGAAACTCGAGCCAGGTCGCTACGTCGTCGCGGATGCGGGACTGATCCTCACCGAGGTCAACACGATCAAGGAGGCTCCCGATTCGACCGTCGTCGGCGTCGACGCCAGCCTCGCGACGTTGATCCGACCGGCGATGTTCGGCTCCTATCACCCCATGTTGAACGTCAGCGCGCCCGACCGCGACTCGATCGAAGCGACCGTCGGCGGCCCCGTCTGTACCAGCGCGGACGTCTTCGCCCACGACCGGCCCATCGCCCGCCCGGAACGCGGCGATGTCCTCGCGATCGGGAACGCCGGCTCGTACGGCTACGAACTCGCAAGCCAGTTCCACTCCCAGCCCCGGCCCGCCGAGGTCGCCCTCGAGGACGGTGAGGCCCGCGTCGTCCGCCGACGCGAGACGCTCGAGGACGTCACCCGCGTCGAGCAGTAA
- a CDS encoding acyl-CoA carboxylase subunit beta, with product MKIRVDATPDEETARAIASALSAYLGQSVELVVDGDEEPLATAGDGCDDPVITDRERRLREEIEGILSGGPERGHEKIDALGKLFVRDRLELLFDEIEYEDGTFARHDADGELPADGMITGVGTIHGRTVFFAANDYTVKAGSLGQMGVEKEIRLAERAVEVGAPILRLIDSTGARLNLDEREPGDTHMDRYRGGRMFYNQCIHSGQVPQIGVLYGPDIAGSAYTPVFCDYLIMVEEISGMAIASPRVVEAVTGEQTTMQDLGGPPVHATESGSADLVVPDERAAAEAVRDLLTYLPQRHDEPVPTREPDVPEANPRGLDAVIPEEPNESYDILEVIDRLVDAGSWFELKPDFAPELVTGFGRIEGRPVGIVANQPAAKSGAIFPDSAEKGAGFVWTCDAFGVPLVYLCDTPGFMVGSQVEREGVLQKGRKFIYATSNAQVPKLCVITRKAYGAGIYAMAGPSFDPDATLALPSAEIAVMGPDAAVSALFAEQLEEMDPDSRQAFEEGMRAEYEKHIDVRTQAARMQVDELLPAGDLRDQLAARLRTVRTKRRTERDRYHGTVLF from the coding sequence GTGAAGATCCGCGTCGACGCCACGCCCGATGAGGAGACCGCCCGCGCGATAGCCAGTGCGCTCTCGGCCTACCTGGGCCAGTCCGTCGAACTCGTCGTCGACGGCGACGAAGAGCCGCTCGCGACCGCGGGCGATGGCTGTGACGATCCCGTGATCACCGACCGCGAGCGACGGCTACGCGAAGAAATCGAGGGGATACTCTCGGGTGGTCCCGAACGCGGCCACGAGAAGATCGACGCGCTCGGGAAACTGTTCGTCCGGGACCGCCTCGAGTTACTCTTCGACGAGATCGAGTACGAAGACGGCACGTTCGCCAGACACGACGCCGACGGCGAGTTGCCGGCCGACGGGATGATCACCGGCGTCGGGACGATCCACGGCCGGACGGTCTTCTTCGCGGCCAACGACTACACGGTCAAGGCGGGGTCGCTGGGTCAGATGGGCGTCGAGAAGGAGATCCGGCTGGCCGAACGGGCGGTCGAGGTCGGGGCGCCGATCCTCCGGCTGATCGACTCGACCGGTGCGCGACTAAACCTCGACGAGCGCGAGCCGGGCGACACCCACATGGATCGCTACCGCGGCGGTCGGATGTTCTACAACCAGTGTATCCACTCCGGGCAGGTGCCCCAAATCGGCGTCCTCTACGGCCCCGACATCGCGGGGTCGGCGTACACGCCGGTCTTCTGTGACTACCTGATCATGGTCGAAGAGATCAGCGGAATGGCGATCGCGAGCCCACGCGTCGTCGAGGCCGTCACGGGCGAGCAGACGACGATGCAGGACCTCGGCGGGCCACCGGTCCACGCCACGGAGTCCGGCAGCGCGGACCTCGTCGTCCCCGACGAGCGTGCGGCCGCCGAGGCCGTCCGCGACCTGTTGACCTACCTCCCACAGCGCCACGACGAGCCGGTGCCGACGCGCGAACCGGACGTTCCCGAGGCCAATCCGAGGGGCCTCGACGCCGTCATCCCGGAGGAACCGAACGAGTCCTACGACATCCTCGAGGTGATCGACCGCCTCGTGGACGCCGGCTCGTGGTTCGAGCTCAAACCCGACTTTGCCCCCGAACTCGTCACCGGCTTCGGCCGGATCGAGGGGCGACCGGTCGGCATCGTCGCCAATCAGCCCGCCGCGAAAAGTGGGGCGATCTTCCCCGACTCCGCCGAGAAAGGAGCCGGTTTCGTCTGGACCTGTGACGCCTTCGGGGTTCCGCTGGTCTACCTCTGTGATACGCCCGGCTTCATGGTCGGCTCGCAGGTCGAACGCGAAGGCGTCCTCCAGAAAGGCCGGAAGTTCATCTACGCGACCTCGAACGCGCAGGTTCCCAAGCTCTGTGTCATCACGCGTAAAGCCTACGGTGCCGGCATCTACGCGATGGCCGGCCCCTCGTTTGACCCCGACGCCACCCTCGCCCTGCCGAGTGCCGAGATCGCCGTCATGGGTCCCGACGCAGCTGTCAGCGCGCTGTTCGCCGAACAGCTCGAGGAGATGGACCCCGACTCACGGCAGGCGTTCGAGGAGGGGATGCGCGCGGAGTACGAGAAACACATCGACGTCCGCACGCAGGCCGCACGGATGCAGGTCGACGAACTCCTGCCGGCCGGTGACCTGCGCGATCAGCTGGCAGCCCGGCTGCGAACGGTACGAACCAAACGGCGGACGGAACGGGATCGCTACCACGGGACGGTGCTGTTCTGA